A window of the Candidatus Nitrosotalea okcheonensis genome harbors these coding sequences:
- a CDS encoding H/ACA ribonucleoprotein complex subunit GAR1, with translation MQEVGEVLHLASSGRVIIRLTKQLRDNQVVVDNSGVKVAKVSEMIGPVDAPYASAVPLTNNIKKQIGKKVFIVEETPVMRPKRFKGRRR, from the coding sequence TTGCAGGAGGTAGGCGAAGTATTGCATCTAGCGAGTAGCGGCAGAGTCATCATCAGACTCACAAAACAACTAAGAGACAACCAGGTAGTCGTAGACAATTCGGGAGTCAAAGTCGCCAAAGTATCAGAAATGATAGGTCCTGTTGATGCACCATACGCGTCGGCAGTTCCGCTTACCAATAACATAAAAAAACAAATCGGAAAAAAAGTTTTCATCGTCGAAGAAACTCCTGTGATGAGACCAAAACGATTCAAAGGTAGAAGAAGATGA
- a CDS encoding signal recognition particle subunit SRP19/SEC65 family protein, whose translation MKDYEHVVIWLDYFNKTITKKMGRKVSREKSIFDPSLSELIVAAKASGLEPTETNDQVRFPRRPYVRSGYITLAKTKPKSKMISAISEKLVSKRAKQSK comes from the coding sequence ATGAAGGATTACGAACATGTCGTAATCTGGCTCGACTATTTCAATAAGACCATTACAAAGAAAATGGGTAGAAAAGTTTCTCGTGAAAAGAGCATTTTTGACCCATCGTTAAGTGAGTTGATTGTAGCTGCCAAGGCTTCAGGATTGGAACCAACCGAGACAAATGATCAGGTAAGGTTTCCAAGACGGCCGTATGTAAGGTCTGGCTACATAACACTTGCAAAGACCAAGCCAAAATCCAAAATGATTTCTGCGATTTCTGAAAAACTAGTTTCAAAAAGAGCCAAACAGTCCAAGTAA
- a CDS encoding 30S ribosomal protein S8e, which produces MKKSVENLATSKITGGRRYPLRSRRKYEIDRYSVEAVPGEQVTITRKTRGGNQKTSLKTTNVVNLTVPGSKVKKLKILKVLKNPSNKDYERRGVISKGAILETEAGQCRVISRPGQDGVVNAILIK; this is translated from the coding sequence ATGAAGAAATCTGTGGAAAATCTTGCAACAAGTAAGATTACAGGTGGTAGAAGATATCCTCTCAGATCAAGACGAAAATACGAGATAGACAGATATTCTGTAGAGGCAGTGCCAGGAGAACAAGTGACCATAACTCGTAAGACCAGAGGAGGGAATCAAAAAACATCCTTAAAGACAACAAATGTGGTCAACTTGACAGTCCCAGGCTCCAAAGTTAAAAAACTAAAGATTCTCAAGGTGTTAAAAAATCCATCAAATAAAGATTATGAGAGACGTGGAGTAATTTCAAAAGGTGCAATTTTAGAAACAGAGGCAGGTCAATGCAGGGTAATTTCAAGACCTGGTCAAGACGGCGTAGTAAATGCAATCTTGATAAAGTGA
- the scpB gene encoding SMC-Scp complex subunit ScpB yields the protein MGKIEDDDVMARLEAALYSAGRPLTIEELIKASGTESRTKTLALMTNLVKKTKTVFKAIEVASLPDGSYVFQLKPEFNTVIRKYASKPLLPTATLKTLSYIAYMQPVSSKRLVEVRGSGVYMHLKLLQQLDYIEHQNVGRLKIYNTTEKFQKYFGIQGDKDILKQKLFTKVRSSSQAIQQQTPEASTEPLTQTSQ from the coding sequence ATGGGCAAGATAGAAGACGATGATGTAATGGCAAGATTAGAGGCAGCATTATATTCAGCAGGAAGACCATTGACCATAGAAGAATTAATCAAGGCATCAGGAACAGAATCTAGGACCAAGACTTTGGCCCTAATGACAAATCTTGTCAAAAAAACAAAAACGGTATTCAAGGCAATCGAGGTTGCAAGTTTGCCAGACGGGTCATATGTATTTCAGCTAAAGCCAGAGTTTAACACAGTAATTAGAAAATATGCCTCAAAACCACTTTTGCCCACAGCCACTCTCAAGACATTATCATATATTGCATACATGCAACCTGTTTCTTCAAAGAGACTAGTGGAAGTAAGAGGATCAGGAGTGTACATGCATCTAAAATTATTACAGCAATTAGACTATATCGAACATCAAAATGTTGGCAGGTTAAAGATATACAACACTACAGAAAAGTTCCAAAAGTATTTCGGCATACAGGGAGACAAGGATATTCTCAAGCAGAAACTCTTTACAAAAGTAAGAAGCTCTAGTCAAGCCATACAACAGCAAACACCCGAAGCATCCACGGAACCATTGACCCAGACAAGTCAATAA
- a CDS encoding chromosome segregation protein ScpA translates to MSKENPGVGISQPPVNILFSPLDVSKKDVWSIDVVRILEILIKILSQTDKKDLRVAGIAALSSAMIHRMKVESIFALQKAAMEKKPLTQRENVDIEVIDMPYRHESTYPVTLDELLSVLENLIGTIANPRSSRRQLEFEPVQAPNFDDYFISLEKIIGQYEELIINKIRTTGFGSFNNIVSELELIDVIRCFFAILFLARDMRVDLEQTEDDIIVSLIK, encoded by the coding sequence GTGAGTAAGGAAAATCCCGGTGTAGGCATTTCACAACCCCCTGTAAATATACTGTTTAGCCCACTAGATGTCTCTAAGAAAGACGTGTGGAGTATCGACGTAGTACGCATTCTAGAGATTTTGATTAAAATTCTCAGCCAGACAGATAAAAAAGATCTTCGAGTTGCCGGAATTGCGGCATTGTCTTCTGCAATGATACATAGAATGAAAGTTGAGAGCATCTTTGCACTGCAAAAGGCAGCTATGGAGAAAAAACCCCTTACTCAGAGAGAAAATGTTGACATAGAAGTAATAGACATGCCATACAGGCACGAATCCACATATCCAGTAACATTAGATGAACTGTTATCAGTTCTTGAAAACCTTATTGGCACAATAGCAAACCCACGTTCAAGCAGAAGACAACTAGAATTTGAACCAGTTCAGGCCCCCAATTTTGACGATTATTTCATCTCTCTTGAGAAAATAATAGGTCAGTATGAAGAGCTAATAATTAACAAGATAAGGACTACAGGCTTTGGTTCCTTTAATAACATAGTATCAGAACTTGAGCTCATTGATGTAATCAGATGTTTCTTTGCCATTTTATTTTTGGCACGAGACATGAGAGTCGATCTTGAACAGACAGAAGATGACATCATAGTATCGCTGATAAAATAG
- a CDS encoding response regulator produces the protein MEEDLERFDLACTYLKNDQNITAHNMFMDLAHEEMKNNNYRAGLYLILASECKSRQGKERKDELNEAAEFYLKLAKNDKNNSNYAYQCAARCFLRIGRYDDARKAFEDAQKYANKLVEEKRPIILVDDSPAILLRLTSFLRQLGYSDIQTVDDGKSALALITKLVKSKQNPIVLLDMDLPDVKGDVIAKTLLESKPDMSIILITADEKSTPRVRKTIGFGSTAFVQKPFSINELKNALDTTKLSEIT, from the coding sequence ATGGAAGAAGATCTAGAGAGATTTGATCTGGCCTGTACATATCTAAAAAACGATCAAAATATCACAGCTCACAATATGTTCATGGATCTTGCCCACGAGGAAATGAAAAACAACAACTACAGGGCGGGACTGTATCTCATACTCGCATCTGAATGTAAATCAAGACAAGGAAAGGAAAGAAAAGACGAGCTTAACGAAGCAGCCGAGTTCTATTTGAAACTGGCAAAAAATGATAAAAATAATTCAAACTATGCATACCAGTGTGCAGCTAGATGTTTTCTTAGAATAGGTCGTTATGATGATGCCAGAAAGGCATTTGAAGATGCTCAGAAATATGCTAATAAACTAGTTGAAGAGAAAAGGCCAATTATATTAGTTGATGACAGTCCTGCAATTCTGTTAAGACTAACAAGTTTTCTGCGGCAATTGGGATACTCTGACATACAAACAGTCGATGATGGCAAGTCTGCACTTGCTCTCATAACAAAACTTGTCAAATCCAAACAAAATCCGATTGTATTGCTTGACATGGACTTGCCGGACGTAAAAGGAGACGTGATAGCAAAAACTCTTCTTGAATCAAAACCTGACATGTCTATCATACTGATAACTGCTGATGAAAAATCAACACCGCGTGTTAGGAAAACTATTGGTTTTGGCTCCACCGCATTTGTCCAAAAACCATTTTCGATAAATGAATTGAAAAATGCATTGGATACAACCAAGTTGTCTGAAATCACGTAA